Proteins co-encoded in one Desulfitobacterium hafniense DCB-2 genomic window:
- a CDS encoding PEP-utilizing enzyme: MPLWEAKGFWMRDSIHWPRPVHPLFVSYGLNPVEIGSVHAFEEFSIPSLKYEYLVLHGYVFQRIVSIGGDPPPVMERFPFLFHLWRINPLLRSRVLGFEKFLREKGFENHVRAWQDVWEPEAQERLKPIRNFDRAKAGLEELANQLERCYDYLCWAWNPHNKVVMVGMYIRERWLEVCKRLFNLTEFEAYELVQMNDPAVFNTMNRLLTLARRAAADPAIKDSLSLPSEKALEQLANTWFGEELEGFIEAEGDRPADGFEFGPTWREMPEMVVGIIKSLMGSDYPTTEDSDFQAYRLGRVNELRSTLAGRGREEFGTWLELAEQVQPLSEIHDYLLMTVPLCHTRYAALEAGKRLVQKGILDGSEDTLFLYREELLSALRENSLHPDLKGLVAKRKAEHSQNYSLMPPQTIGKAPMVPPLHVFPPIAAEGMKIFLKQYSLIEVQKEVPLELSAEGELFGTPGSPGVTEGPVRIIHTAEEFHLVQEGEVLVCPLTTPTWTVLFPYVAALITDSGGALSHAAIVSREYRLPSVVGTINGTKLLHNGQRVRVDGAAGVIQVLD, from the coding sequence ATGCCCCTTTGGGAAGCTAAGGGATTCTGGATGCGGGATAGTATTCATTGGCCGAGACCGGTACACCCGCTTTTTGTTTCTTATGGGCTTAATCCAGTGGAGATTGGCTCAGTTCACGCTTTTGAGGAATTTTCCATCCCATCCCTTAAATATGAATATCTTGTTCTCCATGGCTATGTCTTTCAGCGTATTGTATCCATCGGAGGAGATCCTCCGCCTGTTATGGAGCGGTTTCCTTTTCTCTTTCATTTGTGGCGGATTAATCCGCTGCTCCGCAGCCGGGTCTTGGGTTTTGAAAAGTTTCTCAGGGAAAAAGGGTTTGAGAATCACGTTCGTGCCTGGCAGGACGTATGGGAACCAGAAGCTCAGGAGCGTCTCAAGCCGATTCGGAACTTTGATCGTGCCAAGGCCGGCCTGGAAGAGCTGGCCAACCAGCTTGAGCGATGCTATGACTATTTATGCTGGGCGTGGAATCCACATAATAAAGTCGTTATGGTCGGTATGTATATCCGTGAACGCTGGCTGGAAGTGTGTAAAAGATTGTTCAATCTGACGGAATTTGAAGCCTACGAATTAGTTCAGATGAACGATCCTGCAGTCTTTAATACAATGAATCGCCTCTTGACCTTGGCACGGCGTGCTGCTGCAGACCCCGCGATTAAGGATAGCTTGTCTCTGCCAAGTGAAAAAGCGCTTGAGCAGCTGGCCAATACTTGGTTTGGGGAAGAACTCGAGGGATTCATAGAAGCGGAAGGGGATCGGCCTGCAGACGGCTTTGAATTTGGACCCACTTGGCGGGAAATGCCGGAGATGGTGGTGGGGATTATCAAGTCCTTAATGGGCTCAGATTACCCAACCACTGAAGACTCTGATTTCCAGGCATACCGGCTGGGGCGGGTCAATGAACTCCGCAGCACTTTAGCCGGACGAGGGAGGGAGGAGTTCGGCACCTGGCTTGAATTAGCAGAGCAAGTTCAACCGCTGAGTGAAATCCATGATTATTTATTGATGACTGTTCCCCTTTGTCATACCCGTTATGCCGCTCTTGAGGCTGGCAAAAGATTGGTTCAGAAAGGTATTCTGGATGGCTCTGAGGACACTTTATTTCTATACCGTGAGGAATTACTCTCGGCGCTAAGAGAAAATAGCCTCCATCCTGATTTAAAAGGATTGGTGGCCAAGCGGAAAGCTGAGCATAGCCAAAATTATTCCTTAATGCCGCCCCAAACCATTGGCAAAGCACCCATGGTCCCCCCTTTGCATGTATTTCCACCTATTGCGGCGGAGGGGATGAAGATTTTTCTGAAACAATATTCCCTCATTGAGGTACAAAAAGAAGTGCCGCTGGAACTGTCTGCCGAGGGGGAGTTATTTGGCACCCCGGGTTCTCCGGGTGTTACCGAAGGACCGGTGCGGATTATCCATACGGCTGAAGAGTTCCACTTGGTTCAAGAAGGTGAGGTTTTAGTCTGCCCGCTTACCACGCCGACGTGGACAGTATTATTTCCGTATGTGGCAGCGTTAATCACCGACTCTGGGGGCGCATTGTCCCATGCGGCCATCGTTTCCCGGGAATACAGACTCCCTTCCGTGGTGGGAACGATTAACGGAACGAAACTGTTGCATAATGGACAACGGGTTCGTGTGGACGGAGCGGCCGGAGTGATTCAGGTCCTGGATTAA
- a CDS encoding TetR/AcrR family transcriptional regulator codes for MKLREKQKAEVKSALIRAGEELFGNKGFTETTVEEITAAAGVARGTFYNYFQTKEDLALEILYETEGLTTEQVDDFFATTLGTENQIQTIITIAVEWTLRKPELFLVILIEKMKRGSTPGYANGTLFRRLITEAFERGQMAGVVTRERPAQELAHDIDGLYMVHMVRWYHYGKQGDLLSILLAAVNTYLSGAIVKQKTSY; via the coding sequence GTGAAGTTAAGGGAAAAACAAAAAGCAGAAGTTAAATCCGCCCTTATACGGGCCGGTGAAGAGCTTTTCGGAAACAAGGGGTTTACGGAAACAACAGTCGAAGAAATCACTGCCGCGGCCGGTGTAGCCAGAGGAACCTTCTATAATTATTTTCAGACGAAAGAAGATTTGGCGCTGGAGATATTATACGAAACAGAAGGATTGACAACAGAGCAAGTTGACGATTTTTTTGCCACGACTTTAGGGACAGAGAATCAAATTCAGACCATCATAACGATTGCTGTCGAGTGGACGCTGAGAAAACCTGAGCTTTTTCTGGTTATTTTAATTGAAAAAATGAAGCGGGGGTCAACGCCGGGATATGCCAACGGGACTCTCTTCAGAAGGCTGATCACAGAGGCTTTTGAACGTGGCCAGATGGCTGGCGTGGTAACCAGGGAGCGACCGGCACAAGAGCTTGCCCATGATATTGATGGATTATATATGGTTCACATGGTGAGATGGTACCATTATGGCAAGCAGGGCGATCTCTTATCCATTCTTCTAGCCGCTGTTAACACTTACTTATCGGGTGCGATAGTAAAACAGAAGACATCCTATTGA
- a CDS encoding radical SAM protein, which yields MGEIRQGVRKNVMMIVTNRCSLNCVYCYEKYKTSEEMTFATAKSIIDEEMAADDGYEEIIFDFFGGEPFLNFPLIKRAHDYLHSKTWPKKYLCFTTTNGLHIHGDVANWLWSNRRTFWCSLSLDGTPGMHNQNRNSSYDQINVDFFAKAWPDQPVKMTISRQTLPHLADGIIFLHRKGFKVTSTFAQGINWIKETDLPILERELKKLMVFYKANPEFPLASLLDYPIHALCRELPREEKWCGCGESMKAYFVDGTLYPCQCFTPLANETSREQIYESIDFKQTATFVCAECTGCPYLPICPTCYGSNYIQRGSMGRRDQSLCAFYRACIDASAQFRATQIIHHHPTPEELTPEEYYVLKGTKLLHESCS from the coding sequence ATGGGCGAAATCAGGCAAGGCGTTCGCAAGAATGTCATGATGATTGTCACCAATCGTTGTTCTCTAAACTGCGTATACTGTTATGAAAAATACAAAACATCCGAGGAAATGACCTTTGCTACAGCAAAATCGATCATTGACGAAGAAATGGCCGCTGATGACGGATACGAAGAAATCATTTTTGATTTTTTCGGTGGAGAGCCTTTTTTAAATTTTCCACTTATCAAAAGAGCCCATGACTATCTGCACAGCAAGACCTGGCCAAAGAAATATCTATGTTTTACCACTACCAATGGACTTCATATACATGGTGACGTGGCAAACTGGTTGTGGTCCAACAGAAGAACTTTCTGGTGCAGCTTAAGTCTTGATGGGACCCCCGGCATGCACAACCAAAACCGGAATAGCTCCTATGACCAAATCAACGTGGATTTCTTCGCCAAGGCTTGGCCGGACCAGCCTGTCAAGATGACTATCAGCCGGCAGACGCTTCCCCATCTCGCAGACGGCATTATTTTCCTACATCGAAAGGGCTTTAAAGTCACTTCGACTTTTGCCCAAGGTATCAACTGGATAAAAGAGACCGACCTCCCCATCTTGGAGCGGGAATTAAAAAAGCTTATGGTTTTTTACAAGGCAAATCCAGAGTTTCCCCTTGCTTCCCTTCTTGATTACCCCATCCATGCCCTATGCCGGGAGCTTCCCCGTGAGGAAAAGTGGTGCGGCTGTGGCGAATCTATGAAGGCTTACTTTGTGGATGGTACTCTATACCCATGCCAGTGCTTCACCCCCTTGGCAAACGAAACAAGCCGCGAGCAGATCTATGAATCCATTGACTTCAAGCAAACTGCTACTTTTGTCTGTGCTGAGTGCACAGGCTGTCCATACCTGCCCATCTGTCCGACATGCTATGGCAGCAACTATATTCAAAGAGGCAGTATGGGCAGGCGTGATCAGTCTCTATGCGCCTTCTACCGTGCTTGCATTGACGCTTCCGCACAGTTCAGGGCAACGCAAATCATTCATCACCACCCAACTCCTGAAGAGCTGACACCTGAAGAGTACTATGTTTTAAAAGGAACCAAGTTGCTTCATGAGTCATGTTCCTGA
- a CDS encoding DUF3795 domain-containing protein, producing MDKDLTSFCGLWCNDCIPGNEKLYALASELYQLLMDIDLKDYVKLKSQKVAEFRDYDIFINVLEAFEKLHCYNYCRKGPCSEAGCAQSCKVRVCAIKKGLEGCWECNAYFSCEYIAEMQLFHPDIKHNLAMIKELGTDNWQERRGRHYNWSKQLGIRFTP from the coding sequence ATGGATAAAGATTTAACTTCGTTTTGCGGCTTATGGTGTAATGATTGCATCCCTGGAAATGAAAAACTGTATGCGTTGGCATCAGAACTATATCAATTACTTATGGATATTGATTTAAAAGACTATGTAAAACTTAAATCGCAAAAAGTTGCCGAGTTTAGGGATTATGATATATTTATCAATGTATTAGAGGCTTTTGAAAAGTTGCATTGTTACAATTACTGCCGAAAAGGCCCTTGCTCGGAAGCTGGGTGTGCTCAATCCTGTAAAGTCCGTGTTTGTGCAATTAAAAAAGGACTTGAGGGCTGCTGGGAATGTAATGCATATTTTTCATGCGAATACATAGCGGAAATGCAATTATTTCATCCTGATATTAAACATAACTTAGCTATGATTAAAGAACTTGGTACAGATAATTGGCAAGAACGTAGAGGAAGACACTATAATTGGAGCAAGCAATTAGGGATTAGATTTACCCCATAG
- a CDS encoding GNAT family N-acetyltransferase, whose protein sequence is MTKSTGDKITVNSSPYAVEVYKKLGFISDGAEQIAEGMRFTPMIYIKCAP, encoded by the coding sequence ATCACCAAAAGCACCGGGGATAAAATCACGGTTAATTCTTCTCCGTACGCGGTCGAGGTTTATAAAAAATTAGGATTCATATCCGATGGTGCTGAACAGATTGCGGAAGGTATGAGATTTACACCGATGATATATATAAAATGTGCTCCATAA
- a CDS encoding type II toxin-antitoxin system YafQ family toxin, which yields MLKRGYDSRLFEYVVGEIANGRPLAEKYNDHALKGSFEGFRECHIQPDILLKKIF from the coding sequence ATGCTGAAGCGCGGGTATGATTCCAGATTGTTCGAGTATGTGGTCGGCGAAATAGCCAATGGCCGACCACTGGCAGAGAAATATAATGACCATGCCTTGAAAGGCAGTTTTGAAGGGTTTAGAGAGTGCCATATACAACCGGACATATTGTTGAAAAAGATATTTTGA